A genome region from bacterium includes the following:
- a CDS encoding DUF1801 domain-containing protein: MRERIRELKAGASKADGEGDVLAKIAEMPAPDRVMAERLHAIIKASAPILSPKTWYGMPAYAKDGNVVCFFQSAHKFKARYATFGFSDKANLDEGDMWPTAFALKELTAADEARIVALVKKAMS, from the coding sequence ATGAGAGAACGCATCCGAGAGCTGAAGGCGGGCGCGAGCAAGGCGGATGGGGAAGGTGACGTGCTCGCGAAGATTGCCGAGATGCCGGCACCGGATCGCGTCATGGCCGAGCGGCTCCATGCGATCATCAAAGCCAGCGCGCCCATCCTCTCGCCGAAGACCTGGTACGGGATGCCCGCGTATGCCAAGGACGGCAATGTCGTCTGTTTCTTCCAAAGCGCGCACAAGTTCAAGGCGAGATACGCGACGTTCGGCTTCAGCGACAAAGCGAACCTCGACGAAGGCGACATGTGGCCAACCGCCTTCGCGCTGAAGGAGCTGACCGCCGCCGACGAAGCAAGGATCGTCGCGCTGGTGAAGAAAGCGATGAGCTGA